CGCCATCGCCAAGGACATGCCGGACCTGGACGTACAGCTGCTGAACAGCGACGGGTCGCAGGAGAACGTCCGGCGCGTGGCCACGGGCCAGGCCGACTTCACTGTCGCGGCGGCCGACGCGGTGGAGACGTACATCCTGCAGAACAAGCCGGGATCGGGCCGGCTGCGCGGCTGCGCCCGGCTCTACGACGACTATGTCCACCTGGTGGTCCCGCGCTCGTCGTCGGTGCGGTCCGTGGCGGACCTGCGCGGCAAGAAGGTCGCCGTGGGGCCGAGTGGTTCCGGTGTGCGGCTGATAGCGGACCATGTGCTCCAGGCGGCCGGGCTCGACCCCGACGAGGACATCGAGCCGCTGGCCGACGGCATAGCGACCATGCCCGACCTGCTGAAACAGCACAAGATCGACGCCTTCTTCTGGTCGGGCGGCCTCCCGACGAGCGCCGTGCTGGAACTCTCGCAGAGCTACGGCATCCGGCTGGTGCCGATCGGCAGCGACATCATCGAGAAGCTGCACGAGCAGGGCGGCCCCTCCCGCTACTACCGGGCCGCGGTGATGCCCGCCGACGCCTACCCCGAGGCGCAGCGGCGCTCGTCCGTGCAGACGCTGGCCGTGGCCAACTTTCTGATCACACGGGAGGACGCGGACGCGCAGCTCACCGAGGAGCTCACCCGCACGGTGATCGCCAGCCGCGACTACATCGGCGCCCGGGTGCACGCGGCGCAGCTGGTGGACGTACGCACGGCCATCTACACGGATCCGCTGCCGCTGCACGAGGGCGCGCGACGCTACTACCGGTCGGTCAAGCCGTAGCACCGTCCAAGCCCGAGCTGGCGTCCAAGTCCTGGCCACTGTCCAAGCCCTGACTGCTGTCCGGTCGTAGCTGCCGCCCGCTCCCGCCAGGTCTCTCAGGAGGCCGACCGCGGCACCGTCACCGTCACCCGCAGGCCGTGCGGCTCGTGATGGGCGTACGCGATGGAGCCGCCGCCCGCCGCGAGCAGCGCGCGGGAGATGGACAGGCCGAGGCCCGAGCCCTTGATGTTCTGGTGCCCGGTGCTGCGCCAGAAGCGGTCGCCGATACGGGCCAGGTCCTCGTCGCTGAGGCCGGGGCCGGCGTCGGTGACCACGATGGTCGAGACCTCGCCGTTCGCGGCGACCGTCACCTCGACGCTCTCCCCCTCGGGCGTGAACTTCAGCGCGTTGTCGATGACCGCGTCCAGAGCGCTGGACAGCGTGACCGGATCCACCCAGGCGGTGGTGGCCGGGCAGGTCCCCGCCAGCCGTACGCCCTTGTTCTGGGCGACCGGCTGCCAGGACGACACGCGCTCCGCGGTCAGCTCGCCGATGTCGGTCAGGCGCAGGTCGGCCTCGGCGTGCTCGGCGAGCGCCAGGTCGAGGAGTCCGTCGAGGACCTGGGCGAGGCGCTTGCCCTCGGTGCGGACCGAGGCGATCTCCTCATTGCCCTCGGGCAGTTCGAGGGCGAGCAGCTCGATGCGCAGCAGCAGCGCCGAGAGCGGGTTGCGCAGCTGGTGCGAGGCGTCGGCGACGAAGGCGCGCTGCTGCTCCAGCACGTCCTCGACGTTGTCCGCCATCTCGTTGAACGAGCGGGCCAGGCGTCTGAGTTCCGGCGGGCCTCCGGCGGCGGCCACCCGTGACTTCAGGCGGCCGCTCGCGACAGCGTGGGTGGTGGCGTCGAGGACACGTACGGGTCTGAGCACCCACCCGGTGAGGCGCAGCGCGGCGCCGACGGCGAGCAGCATCGCGGCGATTTCGCCCGCGCCGATGACCAGCCAGCCGTGCAGGGTCTTCGAACGCATCTGTCCGGTGGGCGAGTCGGTGACCACGACGGCCATGACGTCGCCGTCCCTGATGACCGGGGAGGCCACGACGAGACGGTGCCGCTGCCACGGCCAGACCTGCTCGGGGTCGTGGCTGCGCCGGCTCAGGAGCGCCTCGTTGAACGCGTCGCGCCCCTCGCCGGTCTTGGGCAGCAGCCAGTTGTCCGGGGCGTTGGCCATGGGGGTGTCGTTGCGGTAGAAGACACCGGCCCTGATGCCGTACACGCCGTAGTAGCGGGCGAGTTCCTTGCGCAGGGTCTCGCGGCGTTCGTCCGTGAAGCTTCCCTGGGAGCCGGGCGCGTCGGTGACGAACTGCGCGAGGGCCGCGAAGCGCGCCGTGTCGTCGATGCGGTCGACGACCACCCGTTGCTGATGGGCGGCGGCGACACTCGCCGCGAGCGGGATGCCGAGGGCGAGCAGCACGGCGGCCATCAGGACGATGAGCAGCGGGAGAAGGCGGGTGTGCACCCGTGCTCGCTAGGACGCCGGGGCGACGAGCCGGTACCCGACGCCGCGCACGGTCTCGATCAGCGCCGGCATACGCAGTTTGGAGCGCAGGGACGCGACATGCACCTCCAGGGTGCGTCCGGTCCCCTCCCAACTGGTGCGCCACACTTCGCTGATGATCTGTTCCCGCCGGAACACCACTCCGGGGCGCTGGGCCAGCAGCGCGAGAAGGTCGAACTCCTTGCGGGTCAGTTGGACAGCCAAACCGTCGACGGTGACCTGACGGTTGAGGAGTTCGATGTGCACAGGGCCGAGCCGCAGCGCGCTGTCGCCGGGGGCCGAGGAGTCGTCGGGGACGCTGCGCCGGCTGACGGCGTGGATACGGGCGAGCAGCTCCCCCGTGTCGTACGGCTTCACTACGTAGTCGTCGGCTCCGAGGTTGAGGCCGTGGATCCGGGAGCGTACGTCCGCGCGCGCGGTGACCATGATCACCGGAGTGCTGGTCCGCTTGCGGATCTTGC
This genomic interval from Streptomyces dengpaensis contains the following:
- a CDS encoding TAXI family TRAP transporter solute-binding subunit, whose product is MFQALPRIGRRRALLGSAAAFTVFGLLLWWLLPLGEESPSGRMTFSTGTPTGVYQKYGKLLRGAIAKDMPDLDVQLLNSDGSQENVRRVATGQADFTVAAADAVETYILQNKPGSGRLRGCARLYDDYVHLVVPRSSSVRSVADLRGKKVAVGPSGSGVRLIADHVLQAAGLDPDEDIEPLADGIATMPDLLKQHKIDAFFWSGGLPTSAVLELSQSYGIRLVPIGSDIIEKLHEQGGPSRYYRAAVMPADAYPEAQRRSSVQTLAVANFLITREDADAQLTEELTRTVIASRDYIGARVHAAQLVDVRTAIYTDPLPLHEGARRYYRSVKP
- a CDS encoding sensor histidine kinase, translating into MHTRLLPLLIVLMAAVLLALGIPLAASVAAAHQQRVVVDRIDDTARFAALAQFVTDAPGSQGSFTDERRETLRKELARYYGVYGIRAGVFYRNDTPMANAPDNWLLPKTGEGRDAFNEALLSRRSHDPEQVWPWQRHRLVVASPVIRDGDVMAVVVTDSPTGQMRSKTLHGWLVIGAGEIAAMLLAVGAALRLTGWVLRPVRVLDATTHAVASGRLKSRVAAAGGPPELRRLARSFNEMADNVEDVLEQQRAFVADASHQLRNPLSALLLRIELLALELPEGNEEIASVRTEGKRLAQVLDGLLDLALAEHAEADLRLTDIGELTAERVSSWQPVAQNKGVRLAGTCPATTAWVDPVTLSSALDAVIDNALKFTPEGESVEVTVAANGEVSTIVVTDAGPGLSDEDLARIGDRFWRSTGHQNIKGSGLGLSISRALLAAGGGSIAYAHHEPHGLRVTVTVPRSAS
- a CDS encoding response regulator transcription factor, which produces MRLLLVEDDNHVAAALSAVLARHGFDVMHARSGEEALQALVPESDRFGVILLDLGLPDQDGYEVCGKIRKRTSTPVIMVTARADVRSRIHGLNLGADDYVVKPYDTGELLARIHAVSRRSVPDDSSAPGDSALRLGPVHIELLNRQVTVDGLAVQLTRKEFDLLALLAQRPGVVFRREQIISEVWRTSWEGTGRTLEVHVASLRSKLRMPALIETVRGVGYRLVAPAS